The Pseudomonas parafulva genome includes a window with the following:
- the rlmB gene encoding 23S rRNA (guanosine(2251)-2'-O)-methyltransferase RlmB: MSQLEKIYGVHAVQALLQHHPKRVKQIWLSEGRSEPRLQALLALAAENRVAVGQAERREMDAWVEGVHQGVVAEVSPSQVWGELMLEELLERTETPPLILVLDGVTDPHNLGACLRTADAAGATAVIVPKDKSATLTPVVRKVACGAAEVIPLVAVTNLARTLEKLQQRGLWVVGTAGEAEQEIYQQDLTGPLVMIMGAEGKGMRRLTREHCDFLVKLPMSGSVSSLNVSVATGVCLFEAVRQRQAKG; this comes from the coding sequence ATGAGTCAGTTGGAAAAGATCTACGGCGTTCACGCGGTACAGGCGCTGTTGCAGCACCATCCCAAGCGAGTCAAGCAGATCTGGCTGTCAGAGGGTCGCAGCGAGCCGCGCCTGCAAGCGCTGCTGGCCTTGGCCGCCGAGAACCGTGTGGCCGTGGGTCAAGCCGAACGCCGTGAGATGGACGCCTGGGTCGAGGGCGTGCACCAGGGTGTGGTGGCCGAGGTGAGCCCCAGCCAGGTCTGGGGCGAGCTTATGCTCGAGGAGTTGCTCGAACGCACTGAAACGCCGCCGCTGATCCTGGTGCTGGACGGGGTGACCGACCCGCACAACCTCGGTGCCTGCCTGCGCACCGCCGATGCGGCGGGGGCCACGGCTGTGATCGTGCCCAAGGACAAGTCAGCGACCCTTACGCCTGTAGTGCGCAAGGTCGCATGCGGCGCAGCCGAGGTGATCCCGCTGGTGGCCGTGACCAATCTTGCGCGTACGCTTGAGAAGTTGCAGCAGCGGGGCCTATGGGTGGTCGGCACCGCTGGCGAAGCCGAGCAGGAAATCTACCAGCAGGACCTGACCGGCCCGCTGGTGATGATCATGGGCGCCGAAGGCAAGGGCATGCGCCGGCTGACCCGCGAGCACTGCGATTTTCTGGTGAAGCTGCCGATGAGCGGCAGCGTCAGCAGCCTGAACGTGTCCGTGGCCACTGGCGTATGCCTGTTCGAGGCCGTGCGCCAGCGTCAGGCCAAGGGTTGA
- a CDS encoding extracellular solute-binding protein: MTIRPQPLMRTLAAAVLSLVIGAPAAMADAPVTLTMYNGQHKEIGEAIAKAYEAKTGIHINIRKGSSNQLASQIIEEGERSPADIIYTEESPPLNNLGELGLLAKIDDATLNMLPKEYVAANGTWMGVTARTRVVVYNPKKIDEKDLPTTVMDFANPEWDRRVGFVPTSGAFQEQAVAILKMHGREATEEWLTGLKAFGKTYTNNMVALKAVEKGEVDAVLVNNYYWYALERERGKLDSKLYYLADGDAGNLVTISGAAAVKASKHPKEAQALLNWMASEEGQRVITQTTAEYPLHKGMVSDRGLKPFEDLRPPKISPADLGNAEEAIELEREVGLL, from the coding sequence ATGACGATCCGCCCGCAACCGCTGATGCGCACCCTGGCCGCCGCCGTATTGAGCCTGGTCATCGGCGCTCCGGCCGCCATGGCAGACGCGCCGGTCACCTTGACCATGTACAACGGTCAGCACAAGGAAATCGGCGAGGCCATCGCCAAGGCTTATGAAGCCAAGACCGGCATCCATATCAATATTCGCAAGGGCAGCAGCAACCAGCTGGCCAGCCAGATCATCGAAGAAGGCGAGCGCTCGCCGGCCGACATCATCTATACCGAAGAGTCGCCACCCCTGAACAACCTGGGTGAATTGGGCCTGCTGGCAAAGATCGATGATGCCACGCTCAACATGCTGCCCAAGGAATACGTCGCCGCCAACGGCACCTGGATGGGCGTGACCGCGCGGACCCGGGTGGTGGTGTACAACCCCAAGAAAATCGACGAGAAGGACCTGCCGACCACGGTGATGGACTTCGCCAACCCTGAATGGGACAGGCGTGTTGGCTTCGTGCCCACCAGCGGGGCTTTCCAGGAGCAGGCGGTAGCCATCCTGAAGATGCATGGTCGCGAGGCAACGGAAGAATGGCTGACCGGCCTGAAGGCCTTCGGCAAGACCTACACCAACAACATGGTCGCCCTCAAGGCCGTGGAGAAAGGTGAAGTGGACGCGGTGCTGGTCAACAACTACTACTGGTACGCCTTGGAGCGCGAGCGTGGCAAGCTAGATTCCAAGCTGTACTACCTGGCCGACGGCGATGCCGGCAACCTGGTGACCATTTCGGGTGCCGCGGCCGTGAAGGCCAGCAAGCACCCCAAGGAAGCCCAGGCCCTGCTCAACTGGATGGCCAGCGAAGAAGGTCAGCGCGTCATCACCCAGACGACAGCCGAGTACCCGCTGCACAAGGGCATGGTCTCCGACCGGGGCCTGAAGCCGTTTGAAGACCTGCGCCCGCCCAAGATCTCGCCTGCCGACCTGGGCAATGCCGAGGAAGCCATCGAACTGGAACGTGAGGTCGGTCTGCTCTAA
- the rpsF gene encoding 30S ribosomal protein S6 produces the protein MRHYEIIFLVHPDQSEQVGGMVERYTKLIEEDGGKIHRLEDWGRRQLAYAINNVHKAHYVMLNVECTGKALAELEDNFRYNDAVIRNLVIRRDEAVTGQSEMLKAEENRSERRERRERPEHAESAEGDDSNDSDSSDSADE, from the coding sequence ATGCGTCATTACGAAATCATCTTCCTGGTTCACCCGGACCAGAGCGAGCAAGTCGGCGGCATGGTTGAGCGTTACACCAAGCTGATCGAAGAAGATGGTGGCAAGATCCACCGCCTGGAAGATTGGGGCCGTCGTCAACTGGCCTACGCCATCAACAATGTTCACAAGGCTCACTACGTGATGCTGAACGTTGAGTGCACTGGCAAGGCCCTGGCCGAGCTGGAAGACAACTTCCGCTACAACGATGCCGTTATCCGTAACCTTGTCATCCGTCGCGACGAAGCCGTTACCGGTCAGTCCGAGATGCTGAAGGCTGAAGAAAACCGCAGCGAGCGCCGTGAGCGTCGTGAGCGTCCTGAGCATGCCGAGTCCGCCGAAGGCGACGACAGCAATGACAGCGACTCCAGCGATAGCGCTGACGAGTAA
- the rpsR gene encoding 30S ribosomal protein S18, with the protein MARFFRRRKFCRFTAEDVKEIDFKDLNTLKAYVSETGKIVPSRITGTKARYQRQLATAIKRARFLALLPYTDSHGR; encoded by the coding sequence ATGGCACGTTTCTTCCGTCGTCGTAAATTCTGCCGCTTCACTGCTGAAGACGTGAAAGAGATCGACTTCAAAGATCTCAACACCCTGAAAGCTTACGTATCCGAAACCGGCAAGATCGTTCCAAGCCGTATCACCGGTACCAAAGCTCGTTATCAGCGTCAGCTGGCTACCGCTATCAAGCGCGCCCGCTTCCTGGCCCTGCTGCCCTACACCGACAGCCACGGCCGCTGA
- the rnr gene encoding ribonuclease R gives MADWQSLDPEAAREAEKYDNPIPSRELILQRLADRGEPAAREELAAEFGLHEEDQIEALRRRLRAMERDGQLIYTRRGTYAPVDKLDLICGRVSGHRDGFGFLIPDDGSEDLFLSPSQMRLVFDGDRALARVSGVDRRGRREGVLVEVVSRAHESVVGRYFEEGGIGYVTPDNPKIQQEVLVTAGRNGGAKIGQFVEIKITHWPTARFQPQGDVVEVVGNYMAPGMEIDVALRSYDIPHVWPKDVIKEARKFRSEVEDKDKEKRVDLRHLPFVTIDGEDARDFDDAVYCEPLGKLRMFSGGWRLYVAIADVSSYVRLGSALDVEAQQRGNSVYFPERVVPMLPEELSNGLCSLNPHVDRLAMVCEMTMNKAGQMVDYQFYEGVIHSHARLTYNKVSSMLEHPRTREGKALREEYKEVVPDLKNLYNLYKVLLEARHTRGAIDFETQETRIVFGEDRKIAEIRPTVRNDAHKLIEECMLAANVATAEFLQKHNVPALYRVHDGPPPERLEKLRAFLGELGLSLHKGKDPSPKDYQALLASIAARPDFHLIQTVMLRSLSQAVYSTDNNGHFGLNYEAYTHFTSPIRRYPDLLVHRAIRSVIRSKVDTPHVKRAGAMSIPKARIYPYDENTLEQLGEQCSMTERRADEATRDVVNWLKCEYMKDRVGETFPGVITAVTGFGLFVELTDIYVEGLVHVSALPGDYYHFDPVHHRLSGERTGRSFRLGDTIEVKVMRVDLDERKIDFEVADATLAAPIGRKQRGATAAAAPTEQAPEQVKAKATPKPRSRKSEASEAYFPKDAVQRNAEVRKSREMKKALMTEARTTGHGSSKSDKGSKTSGKPTKHRKGPSKSGASRKSKSNS, from the coding sequence ATGGCCGATTGGCAATCCCTCGATCCCGAGGCCGCTCGCGAAGCGGAAAAATACGACAACCCCATTCCCAGCCGTGAGCTGATCCTGCAGCGCCTTGCCGACCGTGGCGAACCGGCCGCGCGCGAGGAGCTGGCGGCAGAGTTCGGTCTGCACGAAGAAGACCAGATCGAAGCACTGCGTCGCCGCCTGCGGGCCATGGAGCGCGACGGCCAGCTTATCTACACCCGGCGCGGCACCTATGCCCCGGTGGACAAGCTGGACCTCATCTGCGGTCGCGTCTCCGGCCACCGCGACGGCTTCGGCTTCCTCATTCCCGACGACGGTAGCGAAGACCTGTTCCTGAGCCCGTCGCAGATGCGCCTGGTATTCGATGGCGACCGCGCCCTGGCTCGCGTATCTGGCGTCGACCGCCGTGGTCGCCGCGAAGGCGTACTGGTAGAGGTTGTCTCCCGCGCCCATGAGAGCGTGGTCGGCCGCTACTTCGAGGAGGGCGGCATCGGTTACGTGACCCCCGACAACCCGAAGATCCAGCAGGAAGTGCTGGTCACGGCCGGGCGCAACGGTGGCGCGAAGATCGGCCAGTTCGTCGAGATCAAGATCACCCATTGGCCGACGGCGCGGTTCCAGCCACAAGGCGATGTGGTGGAAGTGGTCGGCAACTACATGGCGCCGGGCATGGAAATCGACGTTGCCTTGCGCAGCTACGATATCCCACACGTTTGGCCCAAGGATGTGATCAAGGAGGCCCGCAAGTTCCGCTCCGAAGTCGAAGACAAGGACAAGGAAAAGCGCGTCGACCTGCGCCACCTGCCTTTCGTGACCATCGACGGCGAGGACGCGCGCGACTTCGACGATGCCGTTTACTGCGAACCGCTGGGCAAGCTGCGGATGTTCTCCGGTGGCTGGCGCCTTTATGTGGCCATCGCCGACGTGTCGAGCTACGTTCGCCTGGGCTCGGCGCTGGATGTGGAAGCCCAGCAGCGCGGCAACTCGGTGTACTTCCCCGAGCGAGTGGTGCCCATGCTGCCCGAGGAGTTGTCCAACGGCCTGTGCTCGTTGAACCCGCATGTCGATCGACTGGCCATGGTCTGTGAAATGACCATGAACAAGGCCGGGCAAATGGTCGACTACCAGTTCTATGAAGGGGTCATCCACTCCCACGCCCGCCTGACCTACAACAAGGTCAGCAGCATGCTCGAGCATCCACGCACCCGTGAAGGCAAGGCGCTGCGCGAGGAATACAAGGAAGTCGTCCCGGACCTGAAGAACCTCTACAACCTGTACAAAGTCCTGCTCGAGGCCCGTCACACCCGCGGTGCCATTGACTTCGAGACCCAGGAAACTCGCATCGTCTTCGGCGAAGACCGCAAAATCGCGGAAATTCGCCCGACCGTGCGCAACGATGCGCACAAGCTGATCGAGGAATGCATGCTGGCCGCCAACGTGGCCACGGCAGAGTTCCTGCAAAAACATAACGTGCCGGCCTTGTACCGCGTGCACGACGGCCCACCACCGGAGCGCCTGGAAAAGCTGCGCGCGTTCCTGGGCGAGCTGGGGCTGTCCCTGCACAAGGGCAAGGATCCGTCGCCCAAGGACTACCAGGCACTGCTGGCGAGCATCGCCGCCCGCCCGGACTTCCACCTGATCCAGACCGTGATGCTGCGCTCGCTCAGCCAGGCGGTGTACAGCACCGACAACAACGGCCACTTCGGCTTGAACTACGAGGCGTACACTCACTTCACCTCGCCGATCCGCCGTTACCCTGACCTGCTGGTGCACCGCGCCATCCGCAGCGTGATCCGCTCCAAGGTCGATACCCCGCACGTCAAGCGTGCCGGTGCCATGAGCATTCCCAAGGCGCGTATCTACCCGTACGACGAGAACACCCTCGAGCAACTGGGCGAGCAGTGTTCGATGACCGAACGTCGGGCTGACGAAGCCACCCGTGACGTGGTCAACTGGCTCAAGTGCGAATACATGAAGGACCGCGTGGGCGAGACGTTCCCGGGTGTGATCACTGCGGTGACCGGTTTCGGCCTGTTCGTCGAGCTGACCGACATCTACGTCGAGGGTCTGGTGCACGTCAGTGCGCTGCCGGGCGACTATTACCACTTCGACCCTGTGCATCATCGCCTGTCGGGCGAACGCACCGGCCGCAGCTTCCGGCTGGGTGACACGATCGAGGTCAAGGTCATGCGCGTGGACCTGGACGAGCGCAAGATCGACTTCGAGGTGGCCGACGCCACTTTGGCCGCTCCGATCGGTCGCAAGCAGCGTGGTGCAACGGCTGCGGCGGCCCCGACCGAGCAAGCTCCGGAGCAAGTGAAGGCCAAGGCCACGCCCAAGCCGCGCAGCCGCAAGAGCGAAGCCTCCGAGGCGTATTTCCCCAAGGACGCCGTGCAGCGCAACGCCGAGGTGCGCAAGAGCCGCGAAATGAAAAAGGCGCTGATGACCGAGGCCCGCACTACCGGCCACGGCAGCAGCAAGTCGGACAAGGGCAGCAAGACGTCCGGCAAGCCTACCAAGCACCGTAAAGGGCCGTCGAAATCCGGCGCCTCACGCAAGAGCAAGAGCAATTCATGA